The following nucleotide sequence is from Diospyros lotus cultivar Yz01 chromosome 3, ASM1463336v1, whole genome shotgun sequence.
TAcagttttttttaaaagtatttctTACTAATGTGCCTTTTAATTCATCCTTGGTACGTATTGTGCCATGGCTATTACCCTCTAAAAGCATCGATACAAGAAGACCTTCTCTAAAATCCTTGTGCATCTATTCATTTGACACACAAATAGTCATATAAAAGATGTAGCTGTCTCTTCTGTTTAAACCCAATGATatcattgaatttttttagtatCAGTATTATTACTTTGATCAGATTTCGATAACCCAAAGAAGACATTCACCTGATTGTATTTAGCAAGGCGCTCTGATCTGCAAGGAGCTCCAGTCTTGATCTGGCCCTGTTTCATAACAAGTACATGTAATCAGTTATAATGAACTTGGGCCACGGCCATCTTTCAAAACTAaatcttccttttttctttcttatcccTCTTTAGTTTTTGTGGGGTCCATAATTGAAATATGAACACACACCTACAAAAACCACTACAAAACTAGTAAGCAGTACACTTGTTCCAAGCTCTACCGCAATCAAGTCTATGAAAACATTATAACTGCATGAACACAAGCTCCCGGCTTCAAGAAAGAAACACTCAAAAAATTGTACAAATCAAATATCCAACATTTGTCTTACCAAGCTGACAACTAAATGCAAATGCTATAAGCTAACTACTACCCTAATATGAGCCTTCCCCCCACTCCCAAACCCCAGGAGAGGGGGGAAAAAAAGGAGATCAAGAACACAGTAAGAAGCAGAGAAATTACCGTAGCCAAACCAACTGAAAGGTCTGCGATAAAAGTATCCTCAGTCTCACCACTGCATTACACAGAGATGTATATATGAGTGACATCAACTTAATAAGAAAGGGTGACTCAGCCACTCAACCATAATGAGGCAATCGAGGTGGGAAAGGAGGATTCCATACCTTCGGTGGCTTGCCATAACACCCCAACCAGCACGCTTAGACATTTTCACAGCTTCAATGCTTTCAGTAACTGAACCAATTTGATTCACCTGAGAAACCATGAAGATAATAGATTAGTGTGGCCATTATTTACCAGAAGCAAACTTCCAGTTCACTGGACTAGGGCCCATCAACAACAATACTCAACTTGTACGAAGTTACTCAATAAATTACTGAAACTATTCATATCTTTACTGTAAACATTTGCTTAAGCCAACAGTTGCAGCAAGTAAATATTTGATTGCTCTGATAATGAAATGAATCTAGAGACAATtactcattcttctttaaaaacACAGGTGCACGTGCTCGCACCCCACTTAGCAATGAATGGATAAATGAGTGACTATCTACCTTAAGAAGGAGAGCATTGCAGGCCTTCTCCTTGATTGCTTTCTCTACACgctgaaaatgccaaaaaaaaatatattatataaacatCATACACCAGATAAGATCTGCTACGAAACACATTGAAGTACCTCAGATGTGCCACACCTTCTACTATGAACATTTTTCAAGAAACCAGAATTCAAGATACAGTACAGCATATATAAGAAAAACTTAACCTTGGGGTTTGTCACGAGTAGGTCATCACCAACAATTTGCACTTGCTCACCAATTTCACAGGTCAACTTTGCATAGTGTTCCCAGTCATCCTGATCAAATGGGTCCTCTATAGATACAATAGGATATTCAGACACAAATGACTTGTAGACGTTCTTCAAACTGTCTCCAGATATCTTCTGTGATCCATCATTGTTCTACAATTGGAAATTGGCACTGGTTAAACattttataaatgatatttcAGTTACATAATAGAATGGATCTGTCAAAGCTAAAAACTTCTTCAAGTCAGGCACAGGAAACCACAAATAGGTTCAAGAAGTGGCGCCCAATAAATCCTGAATATGTCCATCTAACTAAAAAGGCATTAGGAGTTTATGAGCACCTCTTCCTTGAAGTTCAAATCATAAGTCTTATCATTGATATCATAGAATTCAGAAGCGGCGACATCCATTCCAATCACAACCTGCAAGGACAGCAAACCGCTCAGATCATCACAAAAATGATAACAATTAGTAATGTGTAATTGACACAAAAAGGCAACTGTTATCATAAAAGATGAGAAAACTTGCTTTTCCAGTATATCCTGCTTTTGCTATAGCTGTCTTCAGCAGTTCAAGGCCCTCTTTGTTTtcctataaataacataataagtATTATTAACTAAAGAAACTCAATGAGTAATGTCAAATATATTCGTGGAAACAATTTTGAGGATACAGGATCCAAATAAAATGGGCAGCAAACTGTTTCTTGATTGATGGAACATGATAATCAACAGTAATTGGATTCATCTCCCAGTTGCAAAAATTTAGTCATTTGAGAGATGGTTAGGGGATATAATTATACAGCAGATAACCACTAAATGACTAAAACCCTGAAAATGAGAACCTGCTAGATCATAATTCTGAGATTACAAATAAGTTATAAGAAATTACAGACCTGAATATTAGGGGCAAATCCACCTTCGTCACCAACGTTGGTGGCATCTTGACCATATTTCTTCTTAATCACAGCCTAGAGAGTAgacagaaaagaaacaaaatcggCTGAGATTACCAATTTACAACCAATTCCACAAAAGACATATAGGAAAGTGAAAGAGGTGCCTTCAGGTGATGATAAACTTCCACGCCCATCTTCATGGCTTCTTTGAAAGAGGAAGCCCCAACAGGAAGAATCATAAATTCCTGCATTGCCAGTTTGTTTCCAGCATGCGAACCCCCATTGATGACATTGAAGGCAGGTACAGGAAGCACCAAGGTCTTGTTACCAGCCAGATTAGCAATGTGCTGCATTGCATAGACAAGACAACCCATAAGCACTTATAGGAAAAACTAGCAAATATACCCAAACAAAAATGAATGAATGGTATTGCATATACCTTGTAAAGGGGAATCTTCTTCACCATGGCTCCTGCTTTACATACAGCAAGCGAGACTGCCAATATAGCATTTGCACCAAGCTGACACAATAAAAAAGagtataaaatcaaatttagcagAACAGCAGAACATcgagaaagagggagaatgtCTTGCATATTGGTTATCATTTTAGCAGAACTGCAGAGCatcaacagagagagagagagagaatgtttTGCTACAGAGTTTATCATTTATGCAGGACAAAAAACAATCAGTACCTTTTGCTTGCACCAGCCCCATTCATTAACTGTCCCATCTAGTTCTTGTACCATAAAGTTGTCAATTTTGGCCTGTTCTGTAGGGTCCTGCAGATTCATATAAATCGTAACAAACAATCAATTATCCAAGGGGCAAAGCACATTGTAAATACAAATACTAATAGAACGAGAATGTAAGAGCAAAAATATACCTTGCCAATCAAGGCAGGTGCAATGATGGAATTCACATTCCCTACAGCCTGAACCATCACAATTCAAACAGAGAATAATCAGATCATAATAACTGTTCCCAGTCACATCTATTGGAGTCCTCATACATATCATAATCTCCAATTACCAAACAAACAATTGTCTTAGCATGATTCCAAATAGCCCTTTTGAATGAAAGATAGATGTTTTAAATTTCACTAAATAAGTGCAGCTTTCTTAAAAGTAGGAATGTAATCAAGTCCTGGCGGTTGGTGATCACCATGTACGTGCGTGAAAAAAGCTAATTTTAGCATTATAATACAAAAGCAGCAATTAGACGATATCATAAATTTGAAACCCTAAGCGGAGCATTGTTTTCTACATACCTTAAGGACACCCTTTCCGAGATAGTCCGAGCCTCCATCTCTCAACTCCAAAGCTTCATAGATACCTTTCATCACCATGAGGAATCAAGAATCAGTAAGGGTTCATCCTTCAGGCACTCTTCTGAACATGCAACCAATTCAAAATCATTTCATCTACACATTTCGGGGATGTTTCCGCTTTACCTGTTGAAGCACCACTGGGAACAGCCGCCCTAGCCAAAGTTCCGTCGGAAAGAGTGCAATCAACCTGAAATTGACCCCCACATTCAGATAATACATCCACAAATTACTTCAAAACATTTCCTCAATACCCAAAAGCATATGAACCGTAAAAAGCCGCACTACTAAACTGCCAAAAACAGAATGTCAACACCTCTATTCATTTCTTTATTCTCAGCAACCCAACGAAGAAAACGAAACAGAAGCTGCTGTTTGATGACGGAAAAACCGAAGAAAACAGCCAGAAATTTCGGCTGCCAGTAACTTCATCTGATTTGTCTAACTAATCTGTACTATTTAATCCGTCGTATTACTCCCTTCTATCTGCATCATTTTTTCTCAGCAACCAAACGAATAGACCAAACGGCAGAACCGCGAAAAGACGAACGGAAACTTACTTCAACGGTCGGATTTCCACGGCTGTCGAAGATCTGTCGAGCTTTAACGGCCTTGATGGTCACCATCGTCGTCGGTTCAATCCCTTACTTTTGCCCGAGAAACTCAAACAGAGAGTCGTCTTTTGGAGAACGCCACTTAAGCCAGGCGAGTGCCCGAGAGTTCTATTTATAACGCTTGGTGGCCGTCGGATGGGCGAGACGATTGAGAGCATACGGACGGCTGCGATGGATTGCTTGGGCATCACGGTGGCACTCggtcttataaaaaaaaaagtgtaatgCTAATCGCAGATTAAGTTAATTGACAGTCCATTAATtcacattttatataaaatttaatatattaatcagaaatattaaattttaaatattcaaatacgTGATAAATTTAGTACATAATTACAGGGTGAGGCAGAGGAGGCACAGGAgaacttttcttttgttttccgATTTTGGAGGCTTCGTGTTCGGTTCGGCGGGCCCAGTGGGATTTCCGGTGGCGCCGACAGGTACGAATATTCGGCGTTCCGATGCCGAAACCGAAGCTGGAATTTGGAAACCGGAAACCGCGCTCGCGAGAAAGGCGTGGGTCTAGCCGCCCTTTGTTTTGTTAAACGGGCAGAAaggtcttcttctttttttattgcattgaattgaatttaatacatatatttatatttatatttacagtGGTCAATTGTATTTCCATATTTTTGACCATCTTTTGTAGAGAGGTCGTATTTTTGCGTTTTTAATTGGTCAAAATTCATTCCAAAATTagcaattattttaattagtcaACTTGGAAGTTATTCCAGAGGAAAGCAACTAGGAgcatttctaatttttagtgttttcttATAGATGTTGGGCTCTCGTTACAAAGATATAataaggtagcgtttgttaaaataagtaaaataagaaaatattaagataagttcggaatgatttttggaagttatgggatGATTAAGATAAAGTTAAGAAgaattctaagatttttatcaaattatttgttaaattttttaaaatacacaaatataattttttcttatttataaagactAAGATGTACTTGATGGAAAGAGATAAGCATATATTAAAAGATCAAGATAAGaaatcattaatgattttttcaagaattatcagataaatttaacaaatatgttgaaaatgatagaaatttGGAATGCAttccatattttaattttttcaacttttatcTTGATTCACAAAAATGTAAAGGGTGGGTATGTTCTAGAAGAATCTAGTTCATTTTGACAGCCATGAATCCAGCTCAAGCATTGACAGTAGACGGCGGCTGCCTGTGCAAGGAGTGCTAGCTCTTTtgttttgcccctggaacacAGATTTGAAGTGGGTTAGGGGTCCTAGAAACAGATGCCGTTCTTGAATATTTATAATAGGGGATCGATGATTTTTCAATGTGCATACTGTTGGAATAAAATGGAGAGGCGGACATCAAATGTTACTTATTTTAAGGATAATTTTCTCCCTTTAATAAATGGTGCAAATGTTCATACACCGTcttctaaaataaaacaaactctTCTAAACACGTATCCACtcgtaaaatttaaaaataaagagagagcaagagacaCTATGAGTATGAGCCCAACAAAACAACTATATACGCAACAAGTGATTTTATGACTCAAAAGTGTAGTACGGTATCCAACAAAACAACTATATAAGCAACAAGAGATTTCATGACTCACAAGTGTAGTACGGTGCTGTTTTTATAAGTGAAGATATGTGAACGTTGGAAGAgataattaacaataaaaaactagacagataagaaaaaaataagataagataatCAAcagaagattaaaaaatatgaaaaaaataattgatcagCAGAGATTAGTCTCTCTCTCAACTATCAAAAATCAATTCAAGGTAATCTAAGATAAggtcagaaaaaaaaaaaaaatcaaacaaaatgtTGCAATGTGAGATCTAACTCACGccgagaaaaaggaaaaattgtcAATTTTGCTTTAGATTGAACCCGATCTCATGCACATAAGATCTAACTCTCTAATAACTTTTATAAATCTAAATAGACTTAatgtaaaaaagataaaaagaaaagttttatATCCTACTAATGTGAGACAAaaattttatagataatttgaaatattacttgatttacAACACATACTTTTTAGCTTTATTTAGATATGGAACAgttttagttatattttatttgtattagtgCTCTTAAATAGGAAAAGATCATCATTTATAAGAGCATCAAGTCCGACAATTTTGCAGTGCACGCAGAAGCAATGTGGAGTGTTCCATTtactattctttttattattttttagatctAACACTCACTACGTtctgaagaagaaaaataatctgCATCTGCTGCTatttttacagaaaaaaaaacaacttgCTACTTCTTATATAAAGACAGTAATATGGAAAGATTTGCATCCAATAATGCAGGTTCGAGTCATGACAGTTGCAGTGTGGAAGTTTCACCCTTTTATGGGGTGATTCTTTATGGGTATCATGTACTGTGCCTCCTACTTGATACGTTATCGTGTATCGTAATTAATTCCTCATACATATATGAGACAGTGTGTGAGGGAGAGAAATTTCTTTTCCACCCGAGCAATATGGAAGGAAGCAAGGAGCAGACGTTCATAGGTTAGTTGCAGTAATTCATAGGTTTGCATTTATTCAAACTTTAAGTAAAAGTCATGTCATTCTTCCCCTATTGGATCCAAAGGTGAAATCTTTCATCTTAAGGGCCCTCAACTACCCCACGTTAAGAGGGAAATTAATCAGGTACATATGGGCTACGGTTAACGGGAGGTTCAGAACTGACTGCCCACAAGGACCTTATTCCTGAGGAGCAGAAATCCACACTGCGACTGACCAGGTTCAAACTTGGATTCTTAGGTCCAAACTACCACCCCGCTACCACACGTGCTACGCCCTGGGGCATTCTTCCCCTATTATTGTAATTGGAAGTCTACCTAAGCAAAATTTCGATtcaattcaaataatcaaactaaattaattaaaattgcagaTTCAAGCTAAAGGTTAGTTtgataagatttttaaatttgaaaattttaattattttggtttgatttaatttttgtattaaaagaatttaaaaaataaaatatatcaaaattgttaaatgacatcatttttgaCCAACAGTTCGGTATAAAATtgtcaattttgatttttttagtttgtttaattaatttgttttttttagtttgtttaattaatttgtttttttttttcatatttgtttgatttttttaatttttatatttatttaattgattggaTTCAACTCttaatacaaatttaattattttaatttcaacatTTCAATTGATTTGGCTGAATGCCCACCCCttcaaataagtaaataaaatttgtaagtAAATACTACATGAAGCCAATTCCTTTTGGAATGCGGTCGGCTTTAATTCTTGCGGTGTATCACATTTTTGCTCTGAAGTGATCATTCCGTGTGCTTTGTTAAAGTAACGCTGTAATTTGATCGCCATAATGTTGTAAATTTTTGCCTCAGTACGTAGGGCCCTTTTAAGATCATGTGCGGGTGTGGCTTATTGTCTTTCCCTTTCTCAAATGTTTGTTGCAATGAtgtcataaaatcataaattactactaattttgcatttcattagaaaagattaattattttattttaatttttattattacaataattaaaactttAATTTATCATATCCCATGGGTGGCTCCAATGACAAAAGCAGATGGTGGATATACCTAAGATCTCAGATTCGAAACCTTTTAAAAGCGTTATATGAAgattaatttatgatttatttaggAATAAGTTGGGATGAGACCTATCACCCCCAATAATAGTGGAGCGCAAGTCCGTTACACCAAAAATTGACATGAGACTTTCAAATTATGTGAAGCTAAAATTAGCCCAAACCTTACAATTAAGTAATTTTGAAGGCTATATTAATCCAAACTAGCTtatattaatagaatttgataaaaaaattaaaagggaaaatgaattttaataaaaatccaaatttagTAATTGCGACGATAGAAATTAATGGGTAGtaactaatttattatgaagtataaaattcaagaattaacAATGTAATTTATCTCATGAGAAAATACCCTTGGTGGGAAACAAGATGCAATGGTTTGCATTACCCTTTAtctttatgattaaaataattctattacctaaaaataattaatcaactaatcaaagtatttgaatattaaaagtaaagtgtaataaataaatattatttaaaaataatatatacttattTCACTAAACCATCATCCTAAATTAGCATTACCTTGGAGATAAGGGTAAGGTATGacatgataattatttttaacctaACTAAGATCTAAATGCTCATGAaggaaaattttcataaaaatggtcaatataattttttaaggtAAAGAAAAATGTCCATAAAGATGTAAGTTATTGTTgctgaaatataataattaaatttatatgttcTAGGAAACAACTCGGTAAGGTCTGGCAAGGAAGTAAGGGAGAAGGTATGTGTTGGCAGGCGCTTGGCTAAAGGATGGCTCGATCAATTGTTCGAGAGAGCAAAAATGATGCCCCGAATCTTTGGGTGACTGTTGGGCCAAAAGGTCTTTGGGAGACTTTTCCTTCAAAGACTTTGGTTTTCGATTGGCTAGTCTTTGAATGACTTGGTTTCAAAAAAGTTGAGAAAGTCTCTAAGAGGTGTTACATTTTGAAGTCTTTGAATGAGTTTGCAGCACAAACACAATTAGAAGGCACACAAGGAACTCTCCCACGTGAGCCTCCGATACCAAAGTCCGGTAATGCTATGATGTAGAATGAAGTATGAATGTAGGCTGCATGAGACTTCAAATGGTGTTTTTGGATGAGTCTTTGGATAGGTTTAGATATGAAATGCTAGGTTTGGATCTTCGGATGCTAAATTTGAATCACAATGGTGAGAATTGgaagggtatttataggcttccatGGCTGATCCATGTGGCAAGGTAGGACTCATGGCATGCTCGAGTTGGATCGACTCTTCAAGCTAAAAGGCTGTGAATGAGGTCAGAAGGCTTGAAGATACCTTCGAGGATGAGATGTCCCCGAAGACTCTTCGGGTTTTCAAGATATAGGCGTGGCTTGAAAAACTCTTTGGGGGTGAGTCTTCGGGATTGGAGGGCTTAAGGCATTTTAAaggaatttttctttaaagacTCTTTGAAATCATCGGATAACTTATGCCCAAAACAATCTTTGAAGTCAATGGCTTAAAGACTTAAGGCCATGGCTACCCTCAAAAGTTCTTCGGAGTCATCTGGAGATTTTTGCCCAAAAAATTctttggagttttttttttgggtctttggccttctttgatattttcttagatttttgaatttttaattttattttttgagggTATCCCACATtacaagtaaaagaaaaaaaaaacaatctaAGGACTTTAACTATAGAAAAAGTCAACCTAGAAGATAGATTTAGGTATTTAAAaactttcaaataattttattaaatttaatttaagaatttacccaaaaatagaaggttataataattttctacgccattaaattttaaatttcaagagATAACACATCTTGATAGTGGGCTCttaatatgtaataaatgtaTTGCCGTAGTTGAATggttaatatgtaataaatgtatattgtttataaataatgtgtatttattgtattttattttatttttaatttaaaaacactCTTATTAATTAacgataaatatattatattttttaacattttgtcaACTAATAAAATAGTTAGGGGCTAAAAATAAGGTGCACTTATTCTATCTAAACCATTGTGCTAAAATAGTTAACATTACccttagtttaattttatttaattaaaggtttaattaattagtcTCTATAGAAATGATTTAAATTACAAGGACACTGGATTActtaaaacttaaattaaaattttaattttaatcacttgaggtttgggatgttttgataaataatatttttaatttagttttaatatttcaagttatatatatatatatttaaaaaaatgtttattttgtaaGTAGGTGAAATTTACTCAATACTGGTGGGGTTTTTCCTTTTATACTTAATAAGGTGAGTTGGTGAATTTTGAAAGGGCTCGTTACGGTAGTGATATGTCACAGCCGGTGAGGCTGTCATCTTCTCCATTTGAAATTCAAATCCTCGTCGTTCCCTCAACGCCCCTAATCCTcgtatgttattattataaaacctttaaattcttaaaagaaCAAGCTCCCTCAACGTTCGAATTCCCAAACGGCTAATCCATTCTTCTTCTGCTTCCTCATCAAACTCCAACCCAATCTGCCTCTGATCCGCGCACCCAATTTGCCAGATCGCTTCGCCCAGGTTTCTCCTTTTCCCCTTTTTGAACATTTTCATTTGGTTTCTATGCTTTCCGTTTCTTTTTCTGGGGAAACCTAGATTTCCAGGCAACCAAACAGCGCCTTCGGGTTTTCTCCGCGGCCTGCATCATGGATTTCGTTCTAATTAGTCTGCTTTATGATTCTATTGAGCTGGGGCTGTTGATTTTCGAGGCATTCGCTTCACATTTTGAAGCTTTTTCCAGGAGGATTCTGCCCTTTTTGGCCTGTGAAACTAGGGTTTTCTCGATGAATTATCTTTTGCAATGTAACACAAGAAGCAATCTCACCCTGAGGAATTGCAAATATTACCTGCAAGTAGTGTCAGTATCAATGTAGCTCAATCTTCATTTTTGTTAGACAATAGTAAAATAGGGTTTTCTGTAAAGAGCAGTTCTTCTTTTCAACAGGAAATTAGGGGTTTCACAGAAGACCTTCAAAATTATCTTTGCAATCTAAGATTTTTAGTGCTCTAATTGATCATggtttttcccttcttttcgTTGAATCAATTTTAGTTGAACTATCTTTgcaaaaaagtaaagaaagcTGCGTACAAATACAACACTATCTCGTGAAATGGGGAGTCTTGTGCACTCGGAGTGTCCTTGTTGTTGTTTATCTGCTGCATGTGGTTATTGATGGCttataagaaaaattatgtttggcAGGACGAATTGTTGAACATGTCTAAGGTCCAGAATGATCCACTTTTGCAAGTGGAAACAACCTGTGGAACCCTTTTATATGAACTCCAGGTTTTTTTCCCAATGGACCCTTTGATATATAGCTTGCAActgattcatttttctttccttattttattACGATCCTTATTTATTGgtaaaaaaaatcagataatATGGGATGAAGTCGGGGAGTCTGAATCTGAGAGGGACAGAATGTTGCTTGAGCTTGAACAAGAATGTCTAGAAGTCTACAGAAGAAAGGTAGATCAGGCAAACCGATGTAGAGCTCAACTAAGACAAGCTATTGCTGATTCTGAAGCAGAGCTCGCCGCTATCTGTTCTGCAATGGGAGAGAGACCGGTACATATTAGACAGGTCAGTATTAATTCTTGCCGAGTAAGTATTTGAACTGTTCCAGAAGAAGACACCTCTGAACCTCAAGTTGGTACAGATTGAGTCAAGTCAAAGTTAAAAGCAAGTTCAGAAAGTTCAAGCACTGATTTGAAAACAACATCATCGGATTGTTGCTTAATTCTAGGCGGAAACTGGCAGCATGATCATACTAGCAAAATGGTACTGATACTTGTTAAAAACTTGACAATTCCTTGTGATAAAAAAGATATTAGACACCAGGAATAATCGACTTGAAGCTAACCATCTCTAGTTGCCGCCCTTTGTCTGTATTTTGCGATTAACatcttaatgataaaaaaaataaacttatgcTGAATCATCAAAACATGAGTGTCTGACCTAGAAAATGGAGAATGTTATTGAAATTCACGTCATTGTATTCGATTTAGAAAGTGAGAAACATTGAATTGATTGTTGTTGATGTTCATGACATTAAATTTGACGTTAGAAACTGAAAACCAATTTATAATTGGTTGTTTTCAGTCTGATCACAACCCTGGAAACTTGAAGGAAGAGCTCAAAGCTATTCTTCCACAGCTAGAGGAGATGAGGAAGAGGAAATGTGAAAGAAGGAATGAATTTGTCGAGGTTCTTGAGCAAATTCATAAGATATCAATAGAGATACAGAGGGCCCCTGAGTACACTGCGTCAAGCACAGTTGTGAATGAAACTGACTTGTCTTTAAGAAAGCTTGAAGAATTACAGAGAGAGCTTCAGGCACTTCAGAAGGAAAAGGTAATAgtttttcattctattttatttttccttttctccaacAGTATTAGTGAGTGTAGGTGCTTTTCTAAACATTCTTCTCTTTCTACTTCTGATGTTTCTTTGCATGCAGAGCGATCGCTTGAAGCATGTGTTGGATCTCCTGAATACTCTGAATTCACAGTGCTTGGTCCTTGGTATGGATTTCAAGCAAACAGTTAATGAGGTTCATCCAAGTTTAGGTAATGATTCTGAAGGATCAAAGAACATAAGTAATGATACTATTGAGAGGTTGTCAACTGCGATACAAAGATTCCGAGAGGTTAAAATACAGAGGATGCAGCGGGTAAGTAGGTGCTTAAATCAGTTTTCAGTTacttcaaaatcattttccttcaaattgtGGATCTATTTACCTTCCAACGTGTGGCAGCTCCAAGATCTTGCAACTTCAATGTTGGAGCTTTGGAATTTGATGGACACTCCAATAGAAGAGCAACAAATGTTTCAGAATGTTACCTCCAATATAGCTGCTTCAGAAGATGAGATAACAGAGCCTAACATGCTTTCCGTGGACTTCATTAATT
It contains:
- the LOC127797884 gene encoding enolase encodes the protein MVTIKAVKARQIFDSRGNPTVEVDCTLSDGTLARAAVPSGASTGIYEALELRDGGSDYLGKGVLKAVGNVNSIIAPALIGKDPTEQAKIDNFMVQELDGTVNEWGWCKQKLGANAILAVSLAVCKAGAMVKKIPLYKHIANLAGNKTLVLPVPAFNVINGGSHAGNKLAMQEFMILPVGASSFKEAMKMGVEVYHHLKAVIKKKYGQDATNVGDEGGFAPNIQENKEGLELLKTAIAKAGYTGKVVIGMDVAASEFYDINDKTYDLNFKEENNDGSQKISGDSLKNVYKSFVSEYPIVSIEDPFDQDDWEHYAKLTCEIGEQVQIVGDDLLVTNPKRVEKAIKEKACNALLLKVNQIGSVTESIEAVKMSKRAGWGVMASHRSGETEDTFIADLSVGLATGQIKTGAPCRSERLAKYNQLLRIEEELGGAAVYAGAKFRAPVEPY